In Molothrus aeneus isolate 106 chromosome 3, BPBGC_Maene_1.0, whole genome shotgun sequence, a single genomic region encodes these proteins:
- the YPEL5 gene encoding protein yippee-like 5 gives MGRIFLDHIGGTRLFSCANCDTILTNRSELISTRFTGATGRAFLFNKVVNLQYSEVQDRVMLTGRHMVRDVSCKNCNSKLGWIYEFATEDSQRYKEGRVILERALVRESEGFEEHVPSDNS, from the exons atgggaagaatttttttggaTCACATTGGTGGCACTCGCCTGTTCTCCTGCGCAAACTGCGACACGATCCTGACCAACCGCTCCGAGCTCATCTCCACTCGCTTTACAGGGGCCACAGGAAGGGCCTTTCTTTTTAACAAG GTGGTCAATCTGCAGTACAGTGAAGTTCAGGATCGGGTCATGCTCACCGGCCGCCACATGGTCCGGGACGTGAGCTGCAAGAACTGCAACAGCAAACTGGGCTGGATCTATGAGTTTGCCACCGAGGACAGCCAGCGCTACAAGGAGGGCCGCGTTATCCTGGAGCGAGCCTTGGTCCGGGAGAGCGAGGGCTTCGAGGAGCACGTTCCATCCGACAATTCCTGA